From the Castor canadensis chromosome 9, mCasCan1.hap1v2, whole genome shotgun sequence genome, one window contains:
- the Letm1 gene encoding mitochondrial proton/calcium exchanger protein: MASILLRSCRGRRPARLHPPLAAAPRGSLGDRACLSCTRIVGLINREHVLFGCCAPAHPAYFCFRGEPLSCWTPRLQHLCELARVPCPPTSGSLVVTGPQYLPVRAWHSSSPLCDDSVVEKSLKSLKDKNKKLEEGGPVYSPPAKVVVKKSLGQKVLDELKHYYHGFRLLWIDTKIAARTLWRILNGHTLTRRERRQFLRICADLFRLVPFLVFVVVPFMEFLLPVAVKLFPNMLPSTFETQSIKEERLKKELRVKLELAKFLQDTIEEMALKNKAAKGGATQDFSTFFQKIRETGERPSNEEIMRFSKLFEDELTMDNLTRPQLVALCKLLELQSIGTNSFLRFQLTMRLRSIKADDKLISEEGVDSLNVKELQAACRARGMRALGVTEDRLRGQLKQWLDLHLHHEIPTSLLILSRAMYLPETLSPADQLKSTLQTLPEIVAKEAQVKVAEVEGEQVDNKAKLEATLQEEAAIRQEHQEKELERAVEAAKDVELEVMGAAAPERPVAELKPEVPDVILPEEALKDTAPVLEGLKEAEITKEEIDILSDACSKLQEQKKSLTKEKEELELLKEDVQDYSQDLQEIKKELSKTGDEKYVEESTASKRLTRRVQQMIGQIDGLIAQLETNQQASKLGPVEGSPEGENVVSVTELVSAMKQIKHIPENKLMSLVSALDENKDGKVNIDDLVKVIDLVDKEDVQISTSQVAEIVATLEKEEKVGEKEKAKEKAEKAAAEVKN; encoded by the exons gCATGTTCTCTTTGGCTGCTGTGCTCCGGCCCATCCTGCCTACTTCTGCTTCAGAGGAGAGCCTCTCAGCTGTTGGACTCCCAGGCTCCAGCACCTGTGCGAGCTGGCAAGGGTGCCATGCCCCCCCACCTCAGGAAGCTTGGTTGTGACAGGACCTCAGTACCTTCCTGTGCGGGCCTGGCACTCATCGTCCCCTCTTTGTGATGACTCTGTGGTGGAGAAATCCCTCAAGTCCCTAAAGGACAAGAACAAGAAGCTGGAGGAGGGTGGCCCTGTGTATAGCCCGCCAGCCAAGGTGGTGGTAAAGAAGTCCCTTGGGCAGAAAGTGCTGGATGAGCTGAAGCACTACTACCACGGATTCCGCCTGCTGTGGATCGACACCAAGATCGCCGCTCGTACGCTCTGGCGCATCCTCAACGGCCACACGCTGACCCGCAGGGAGCGCAGGCAG TTCCTCCGGATCTGCGCTGACCTCTTCCGCCTGGTCCCCTTCCTGGTCTTCGTGGTGGTGCCCTTCATGGAGTTCCTGCTCCCTGTGGCTGTGAAACTCTTCCCCAACATGCTACCATCCACATTTGAGACCCAGTCCATCAAG GAGGAgaggctgaagaaggagctgCGGGTGAAGCTGGAACTGGCGAAGTTCCTCCAGGACACCATTGAGGAGATGGCCCTGAAGAATAAGGCAGCTAAGGGGGGCGCCACCCAGGACTTCTCCACGTTTTTCCAGAAG ATACGGGAGACGGGGGAGAGGCCCAGCAACGAGGAAATCATGCGTTTTTCCAAGTTATTTGAGGACGAGCTGACCATGGATAACCTCACCCGGCCTCAGCTGGTGGCCCTGTGCAAGCTGCTGGAGCTTCAGTCCATCGGCACCAATAGCTTCCTGCGCTTCCAGCTCACCATGAGACTGCGCTCCATAAAGGCCGACGACAAG CTGATCTCTGAGGAAGGGGTGGACAGCCTGAACGTCAAGGAACTGCAGGCAGCATGTCGAGCACGAGGCATGCGAGCCCTCGGCGTCACGGAGGATCGGCTGAGGGGCCAGCTAAAGCAG TGGCTGGACCTGCACCTGCATCATGAGATCCCCACGTCACTGCTCATATTGTCCCGAGCCATGTACCTCCCAGAGACCCTCTCACCTGCCGACCAGCTCAAATCCACCTTGCAGACCCTCCCGGAGATTGTG GCTAAGGAAGCCCAGGTAAAAGTGGCAGAGGTAGAGGGCGAGCAGGTGGACAACAAGGCGAAGCTGGAGGCCACACTGCAGGAGGAAGCCGCCATCCGGCAGGAGCACCAGGAAAAGGAGCTGGAGAGGGCTGTGGAGGCAGCG AAGGATGTTGAGCTGGAAGTAATGGGTGCTGCTGCCCCTGAGAGGCCAGTGGCTGAGTTGAAGCCAGAGGTGCCTGATGTGATCCTGCCCGAAGAGGCCCTGAAGGACACTGCCCCTGTGCTGGAAGGCTTGAAG GAAGCGGAGATAACCAAGGAGGAAATTGACATTCTCAGTGATGCCTGCTCCAAGCTGCAGGAGCAGAAGAAGTCCCTGACCAAGGAGAAGGAAGAGCTGGAGCTGCTGAAGGAGGACGTCCAGGACTATAGCCAG GACTTGCAAGAGATCAAGAAGGAGCTTTCAAAGACTGGCGATGAAAAATACGTAGAAGAGTCTACAGCCAGCAAGAGGCTGACAAGGCGAGTCCAGCAGATGATCGGGCAGATCGATGGTCTGATTGCACAGCTGGAGACCAACCAGCAGGCCAGCAAGCTGGGCCCTGTTGAGGGCTCTCCCGAAGG GGAGAACGTGGTCAGCGTCACAGAGCTCGTCAGTGCCATGAAGCAGATCAAGCACATTCCGGAGAACAAGCTGATGAGCTTAGTCTCAGCACTGGATGAAAACAAGGACGGCAAGGTCAACATTGACGACCTCGTCAAG GTAATCGACCTGGTGGACAAAGAAGACGTTCAAATCTCCACCAGCCAAGTGGCTGAGATTGTGGCAACGCTGGAAAAAGAGGAGAAGGTTGGAGAGAAGGAGAAGGCCaaggagaaggcagagaaagc